A stretch of DNA from Saccharomycodes ludwigii strain NBRC 1722 chromosome I, whole genome shotgun sequence:
aaacgtatttgatatttttttaaatcatatGAAACATTTTAgttgtaaaataaaaacaacaattttgatatgtaatatttaattcccataaatatttttcatttttgtgTAATGTGTCTCTGTCaccaattttaatattaattcttGTAAATTGAGCATCaataagtttttttaaatatatccGAAGAACAAATCCGTTGTTGTCCGAGAtatagctttttttttttttttttcttttttttcttttttttttttttccgctttttactttttttcatctttcAAATCAAACTTCATTGCTTATTTCCATAGCTCTtctaaaattatatatcacccaaaaaaatagaaaataaataccaGACATTTAGAAAactttagaaaatataaacaataatgcTTTTATTTAATCCAATACGTAACCAAATACCATTGTATAAAAATCACATTAAGTTATCAGCAAAAAGTTTAATATCTACTACTGCTAAAACAATGTCTATTATGTATCGCAGACAATTAACCTCTGGTACCTCGTCAAATATATCTTTCAAATCAAGACTATCAAAGATTAAATTAATACCagatttttccaaatataaattaatttcaCAACCACCAGGTGGGGTTATTGGTGATGTAAATGAAGCCTACAAGCCACCAAAACCAGATTATTTTGAAGGTTCATATCATTGGGACTACGAAAGACTAACCGCAATATCACTTTTACCTTTAACcttatttccattttattgTGCATTTTCTAGTACTACTGCTATGTATCCGTTATTAGATACCACTCTATCCACATTTCTATTAATTCATGTAAATTTTGGTTTAAAAAGTTGTATTATAGATTACATAcccaaaagaaaatttggaGTTTGGCACACGGCTGCAATTAGGCTTTTACAATTGGGAAGTATATTAGCCTTGTATGGTATTTATGATCTAGAGACAAATAACAACGGGataattgatttattaagTCAATTATGGAAAGATCCTGAGACTAATTTATacatttttggaaaatctcattagaaaaaaaaaagaactttttttttttttttttttttaatccgCATGTATACGTATATATGTCTGTGTAAGTATAGTATGTAagtattataaattttacaTCTGTagataaatttatttatttaacaaAGTTTGCAAAAATCGTTTGGCAGCGATGTTTTTAGAAATTCGTTGCCTTGCATCTAGGTTCTTTTGAACATAACCAAAATCACATTTGGATAATAAAACCCTCAAAACAACATCTGTAGTTTGCGAAGTAACTTCCAATGTATCCTGTTCTTGTTCCTTTATTTgcttttcaatttcattccttcttcttctcgAAGAGTTCCctataattgtttttttacgTGCAACTATTTGGGTCTTTTGCAACTTATTATCACCAGTATTATCTAAGGTATGGCCGTGTGAATGAGACACCACACCAGATAAATGATTCCGTGTCTCTAAATATTCAATATATTTCGGAATTAATCTATCTATTTCACCATGAAGCTCCTCAATTGATTTGTCATAAAACACTGGAATTAGCATCATATTCCTATAAAATTGGGTATTTAGATCTTCCATTGGGGGACCTTCGCCTTTGTTATGGAAAAAGTCAATACATAACGTGCGTAGCCATTGAAAAACAACTTCCATTTCAATATCTGACAAAGCACGGCCATATCTAGGTACATAGTTTTTAATGCCACCAGAAACAGAGGCCATTGCATTTTCCCAAAcacttttactttttatacTGTGGAAATATCCAATACTAGCAGTAGATAACATAGGTACTAATAATTCATCAGctgttttcaaaataacattCCATGATCGaatcattattttaaacaataaatcaCGAGATAGTTCACTACctaaaatattcaaagtTGAGTTCAAATAATCGAAAAGGGGATTGATGGCATCGTATGTATCATTTAAAGTTGGTTTTACAATACCATGGTTCCCGCAAATAGTTTTTAGGGTGTTTCTTGAAATCGAAAATTCAAcaaattttgtaaatttgtCAACCATTAATGAGATTGAACGATCGATACCTCTGGTTAATGTTCTATACGATCGGCCAAAGCAAAATAAGGCATCtaacttttcattttccaaaGATATTTGTAAATGAATTTTACCTTGAGTGTCTAAATCTAATGTTATATCTTCGGGGAACCCATCATCAGAAAATCTTTTGGGATCCAATAAGATTGAAGTTTTACCCAGCATGGTATATTTGCTTAATGGGGatagttttttattatgatgATGCCATATATTAACCTGAATCAATCTTGTTTGTTTCCCGGGAACATCCAACTCAAATTCCTCATCCCACACCGGCGTAACGGATTTCCGAATAATTTGTGTTCTGGCAAATTCCTTTTGGACTTTTGTATCTAGTAATGTGACAACTGAATTGGATAAGCCATCAGAACTGCAACCTTTAATGTCAACAGCATCCATAACCCTAATAGTGTAAAGTTGATGTGGGGGTGGAGTGGTCGCATTCGGTTCGACTTTGGCTTGTCTTTCATATTGCACGACAACCTGAGAAATTTTTTCCGGATCTAATTTCTCCTCCaaatcatttaatttattgataaattcATTCAAGTTATTAAGCAGTACACAGGTCCTTTGTTTAAACTCGTACGGCTTCAAGGATTCCTTATCAGCTGCTGCTGCAATTGTATCTGCAGTACTAGTCGCAGTTCCATTATTCCCAGTCAATGCATGTTTCATACTACTAAAAATCCAAGCCGAAGAAGCCTTATTTTCCCTGGGTAATGTGTTATCTTCAATCAAATTTTCATCAGCGGGTTCATCAGAAGCTTGTAAATCCTCTAGTATTAAATTCAATGCATTTTGTGTATAATCACTCACAACAATAGATACGCTTTTCAATAGAAGCGtatataatttgtttatttgatattcaTTTTCCCAACCCATCTTATCAAACATCTCAAAAGTTTCATTAatcattttgaaaatgtCAACAACCGAAATACTAAATAATTGATCGTCAGTTATCGGTACCCATTTATCTTGTTGGATCGAACTTTCTGATActtgtaatattttatctgCAGCTTCGTCACAAAATGTTGTTaagtatttaaaaaatgaccCTTCTAAATTGAATGGAAATTCCCGAGCATCCTTGTTAATTTGCAAATACACGCCTCTTAATTCACACAAAACATTATAGGTGGCGATAGAATCTGTAATtggtattttctttttggttGCCTTAAGATTGTTTTCAGCCATTGATAATATGTCTCCTATATCGGATGCAAAAGCTTGTGTTAAAATTTTCCCAGATTCTACAGCCAAGTTAATCATATCCAATAACGGCTTGGgatatttcttttgaatAGCCTCTATGTGGGTTAGAATGGTATCAGCAAGCTCCTTGATATGGTAGAATTCTAAAGATGTATCCCTGGgtaattgttttattaaagaaatataatacTGCTCAGTTGTTTTATACAGGACCCTTTTCAGTTTCTTATTGACCCATAATGATACTATATCGTTTTCCTCTAAATATTGATGGAAAAGAGGATCGCTATCCAAATAAACATAATAGATATTCAATACCGGCGAAAATTTTGGTTTtgtatttgaaaataatgcagttattaaatatttcaatgAAATCATACATTGGTTGAAGTTGTAGTTCAAATTTAACGTCCAAGTTCGAGCATCTAAATCACACCATGTTTCAGTTGTTAGATCATCATTATCTAACAAAAgtttattgttaataaattcaaaaaaagcTTTAATATAAGGTTGATTGATTTCTTCATCTGTTAAATAAACCATATTAGTGGCAGTATAAAGAAGTGAAGCTTTAATACTTGGAGTTGTACATCTCCAAATTTTGCAACATTTGTTCAGTAAAAATAGTGCGGTGCTAGATAAAGCGAACATACCAGATTGGAAAGCATTCTCCAACTTCATAATTTGGactaataatactagtaGTAAAGATCTTCCATTTTCTGGTATTAAACGATCCAGGTTAGTGTTTGATGGTTTAACATTACCGCGGATCAAGCTGTTAAGTTCATTTAATTCGCGGGTCTTCCAAGCTTGATAGGTTTGACGAGTAGGAAAGGTTCCAGGATTTTCTAAAGAAAGTTTATCTTTTAGCAATCTATCTTTGTAATGCATTAACTCTTGttggaaaatattgttatctACGTTCTTCatagtttttattacatCCTGTTGTAAATTGAGCTCATTTAGGTCGCCAAACAATTGAAGTAAATATTTGCAATGAGTAATTTCGGCAAGTTTAAAAGTAGGTTTTAAAACTGGTGCGTTCTCATTGCTTTGATTGAAGGAGGttacttttttgtttgatttGGGGTCAAAAGATTCCTTGTATTCATTTAATCTTTGGTTAATCGTATTGGAATAAGGTAAACGGgtttcaacaacaaattttatcaataaatcgatgaaaaaagataattgGTAAAATAATTGTTCATGTATATTAGGATTTTGTAATTTATGGAGCTCGCCATTTGCTGCTTTACTAAAATACATAATTAATTCTTCGAATTTTGTGTTGTTCTTTTTGCCAggtgttaaaaaaaagtcattataaaactttaataaaCTTCTTTTCAATGGTTCGTTTTTTTGCATTTTGATTTTCTGAATTGCTACATcattcaaatatttttttaatttaggcataatttttttcaaagccTCGAGTTCTTGTTCTGAATTATACATTATAGGCTTCGATTGTATGTTTtccttattattttctatgGAGCCTTCAAATCTAGGTTCGTTTATATATTCTAAAAGTATAACCTTTAATGTGTATTGGTAACATTCCTTAAGTAATGACTTATCATTtaatattgatgaaaaGGAGTCATCTAATGAAGGCAAAGTTCCATAAGAGTTAGCAGTAGAGGCGGTTGAAGATGTTGATACAGCCCTATTCATGACGGAGATTCAAACTtgaagttttattattgtaattAAAAGTTGCAAACAAGaataaatatcaaaaaaaaaaaaaaaaaatggactTTCTGAATTTTATACTTttcaattatatattaatttttttttcttttttgtttgctTTTTATGCACAACCACGAAAGATTCTTCCGCTTtgtaggaaaaaaaaaaaaaaaaaaaaaaatatatttatttacataTTATAAAAGTGATTTTTTGCTATAATGATTACAGATAAAGTtaatctttctttttttattgaaaaatcaTAAGAGGATAATCATGCTGAATTACTACATTCATACCATATAAATAGTGGTAATTATAGAGATTTCCTGCTCCCTCTTACAGTCCTTCTACCAAATATTTAGTCATTATGAGTATTTTCCACAGGTTTTTGCTCAAGTACATCATCTGGATTGTATAGATGCTTACTCAGTAATTTGTTCATATCAAACATTGTTACCTTTTTGCCAAAAACGGGTTTCATCAATCCATCACACaaaatttctcttttatCCTCTGGATTTTGtaaattatgttttttaatataatccCATATTTTCTTAACTACCTGTGTTCTACTTAATTCAGTTTCACCCAGTATATTCTGAAGTTTGGGGCTTAAtagtaaattttttgatgcTAATAAGTTATTAGTAGTtcctctcttttttttccttttttctttgatagATTTTTCTTTGCTTTTAGTAATTTTGCCCTTACCAACATTCCTCTTGGATTTCTTATTCTCCTCAATAAATGCTTCTTGTAATTGCTGAGCTATTTTTCTATCATTTTCCTCCAATTCTTGGGCATCCACCTTTTTAGTGGGAAGTTCCTCTAAACGTTCAAATCTTTGTATGATGAGTTTAttcacttttttctttagcTTTTCTAAATCTACTGCAAACAATTCTTGTAAAGCATATCTTATTCTTTTGGGACTTACTTCATCAGGGTTTGAAACAGATAAAATTGCCTAAcgttaaaataaaatttatatatatatatacttgttttctttcctttaaaaaaaaaaaaagaaaaaaaatatcatgtGAGTTGCTTGTTAGTAAAAAGTAACAAAATATCAGGAAGAAAGGGTAATTGATGAGtagttcaaaaaaaaaaggttagAAGTTAAAAGTGCtattaaatgaaaagaaCATACATCTATCATAGGAATATACCTGTCTAGATTTTTTGGcatgttatttttgaatgGTTGGTTTACTTGGATATGGAAATCcttaatttatttgatCTTAAAAAAGTAGACAaattgaatatatatatatatatatatatatcaacatttgaacttttttttttttttttttttttttttttttttttagaaaatgaaaaagaaaaaagaaaggaaaaaaaaattaaattacaaAGTAAcctatataaaatatattgttaaaaattctTATTCTTAATGATTATAAGATCAATGgttattaattttcaaCTCAAAGAATCCTTAAcacatttattattattattaaaaagtcGCGGTACTGATTGAAtccaatatatatatattaaaaagtaaagTGATATTATGTCGTTCTAACAACAAAAGTAATAagtatcatcatcaaataatatacaacaaaaaaaaaaaaaatacacatatataaactATTAATGCTACCAGAAAGCTAAGGTAAATCAAGGAGCACCTGCTCTATTCTTTAGATTTCTCTTATGTTGCaaatcatttttctttattaatctctttctttcttgtcTGTTTAAAGTTCTTGGGTCTATTAGACCATCTTCGTTAGTTGGtaatttttcatcaatTTCAACACACCAGTCACTTTCaacctttttatttgaacCTTTGTACCCCCATTTTTGAACCCATTCTCCAGAAGCTTCATCGTAAACTTTTTTACCCTCCTTAGTTTTGGATTTGATACCCTTTCTGGCGGCAAACTGTTCCCATTTGGTTGGTTGTTTGGGTTTGGGCAATGGTTTTTCACGTGGCAACTCAGTTGTTGGTTCAGGGAGTTGTATTAGTGAAATTGTGGATTTGGATGAATCAgtagtatttttaatggGTTGCGATAGTAGTTggttaattaataattggACATTATCACGAGTTACTTGTTTAATATGATTCTCACGGGTTGGATTTGAGGAGTCAAAGGCCTCTTTGTCAATTGGAATAGAATCAAAAACAGCCAGATTACCTAGATCGAACGAAACTGGTATAGATTTTTCAACAGTGACTGGTAGATGAGAATACTTTGATGTATTAGTGGACATCTTTTTGGTTATTATAAATGTATTTTCTCGAAGGGGGTATAAATACTTGTAAGTGAAAAGTTGTGTAtcttctaaaaaaaaaggctaCAACAGTTAAAGTAGGTGAGATGAGAGTTAAAACAAAGTCAGCTTTACActtgatttttttcaataaaataagtaattaattatttttgtttctttatAACAGAAACATTTTGTATGAGAATTGTATTCGAAAacattatacaaaaaatttatttaatgagcgaagaaaaaaaagaaaagaaaaagaaaagaaaaagaaaagaaaaaaaaacgtttcttttttttttccatttcgaattattaaaaaaaaaaaaactaatgaaaaaaaaaggaaaaaaagttaaaaacgACCCCAGAGAGGATTGAACTCTCGATCTTGCGATTAACAGTCGCACGCCTTAACCAACTTGGCCATGGAGTCTGAAACACGCCTGTGTTATAAGGTAAACCTTATAACAAGATAAATCACGTGTTAATAACCGTAAATAGTGAGATACTATgttattatgatttatCCGTAAAGAGACTTGTACGTGGATGTTACGCTTAGTAGTGATTATGCCAGCAAAGCAAATACTACTATAACACCGCAGTACCGAAGTTGAGAACAACGCATCGAAAAGCTAAGGCTATGCGCTGTCATAATTGTTGTAAAAGTTGTCGTGTCGACAACCGAAAACAGGAGTATATAAAGCCAACATCTCACTAAAGAGTTTTGGGTTTCGTAGATATATTGTCCTTGTTTGTATAAGTTAGTTTAGACTTATGTAATtagatattatatatagaagaaatataataacGAGAAAAGATCGATTTAGAACGAGTCTAACCAAGTAACATCTTTAGCCCACTTCACCTTACAACATCTGGTAGCGCCGCTATGTATTTAGATAATTTAGATAACGATATCAAGTTGAATACACCACGTTCTTTCGATGGAAGGAAAGATATCTATGAAATATCAGATTTTCTAGCTACAGTTCACATCCAGATTGCCACTAGGAACATTGAAAATGAAGCTACGAAGATCGCAACGCTTGGACGTTCCTTGACAGGACCTGCTGCACGTTGGTTTGTCTCGTATGGTACGAATAATGGCTTTGAAGGCCTTACCTATGACAACTTTGTAGTGGATTTCAAGAATCATTTTCAAGGCGCAGCTGACTCGTTCTACCTCGTACAGAAGATTCGAGAGTTACGCATGACCCGCCAGGTACCAATTGAAGAGTATAGCGACCGTTACTTTCGATTGGTGGATTTGCTACCTGATGCGTATTGGTCCGAAAATGCCAAAATCGATCAGTACTTATATGGTTTACCACCGAATGTCGTACAATATGTACGAGTGGTCAAACCCGACTCGTTGCAGGAAGCGATGGAGACGGCTTGGAAGCATGTGATGATCAACATGAAGTCGTATAAGGAACCGTTTCCTGATCTCAATAGTTCCCGGATAATGGACCCAGACGCCATGGAACTCGACGCTATAAGTGATAGCCGGAGATCTCGTCAATATAACTATACCCCGAATAAcgctaacaataatagattTAGGCCGATGGCACGTAAAACCATGTCTAGATCAGATTGTCTTAGGTTGGGTTTGTGCTTTAGATGCAAGAAAGGCGGACATAGCTCCAAGGAATGTTCCCAGAAGAACTACTGAGAGTATGAATAGTTATAGTGAATATAAgtataaaaaacataaaaatagaaaaaaagagaaaaatgagaaaaaagagaaaaaagaggaaaaaacagaaaaaaagaaaaaaaagtgtcCAGAAGTATCTGTGAGTGATGATAAACGCGAATTTGTAAAGTTACCGAAATTCGAAATTTATCCGttaattgaaaagaaaccATTGGTTGGTTGTAAAAGAGAAGTTAAGGGTGtagtaaataataaagaaatgcTAGTATTGTTAGACACTGGTTCACCGACTACATTTGTGAATCGTTCAGTGGTCTCAGAGTTGAAATTAGAAACGTATTCAGCTCCGCCGTTCACTTTTTATGGCGCTGTCTCCGCTGAAACAGCCACATCAAGTGTTGCGACTAGTATTGTTATGTcgattgaaaatataaagtatAAGTTTGATGCTTACGTTACTGCTGCCGTCTCGCagaagattattattggtgaCCCTGTTTTAAGGTCTTACCCGAAGTTACTACACCTGGGAGAAACTGTCGAACCCGAAAATGTATTGGTTCCGTATGACAGTATATTACCTATTGATTACGTAGATAATCCGTCTAGGtattttaaagaagaagatgaaatatttgttatttccGTTAGTGAATCTCCGAAAAAGGATTGTAACACGTTTGAACTGTTGCCGAAATCCTTGAGATTGAAGTACAAGAGTACTGTATCCAATGAATTGTGTCCCTCGAAAATACAGGATAGGAAGGTTGAACATGAGATTGTTCTGGCGCCTGATGGTAGACTTCCTCGAATAAGTCCGTATAGGTTGACACCGAAAAATGAAAGTATTGTTAACGACTTGATTAATGACTTGTTAGAAAAGAACTTCATCACACCGTCAAAATCCCCGTGTAGCTCGCCAATTGTATTGGTTAAGAAGAAAGATAATAGCTACAGGATGTGTGTTGATTACAGAAAGTTGAATGCGATCACCGTCAAAGATCCATTCCCGTTACCCCGTATAGATAGCTTGTTGAGTAGAATTGGTAAAGCTACCATATTCTCGACGTTAGACTTGCACTCAGGTTATCATCAAATACCGGTTAGATCCGAAGACCAATATAAGACCGCGTTTGTGACACCCACTGcaaaatatgaatataaaGTGATGCCATTCGGTCTGGTGAACGCTCCGAGCACATTTGCACGTTATATGGCTGAGTTGTTCCGTGATCTAGTATTTGTTGGTGTCTATTTAGATGACATTCTAGTGTTCTCAAAGTCAAAAGAAGAACATCTAAATCATCTAGACGTTGTTCTAGATCGCCTGAAGTCTGAAGGCTTAATAGCTAAATTGAAGAAGTGTCATTTCCTTCAATCGTCCGTTGAGTTTCTAGGGTACCAAATTAGTGCTGGTAAGATTGAACCATTACAAGGTAAAACTGATGCCATTTGTGCGTTTCCGACCCCAAGGTCCGTTAAGGAAGCACAACGTTTTTTAGGCATGGTAAATTATTACAGAAGATTTATAAAAGGTTGCTCCATTATTGCACGCCCGATTAATACGTTTATTTCCGGAGAAGCAACGTGGGGAGTAACACAAGATAAAGCACTGAAGTCATTAAAAAGAGCGTTACAGGAACAGCCCGTGTTGATACCATTTGACGTTACAGCTAGTTACAGATTAACTACAGATGCTTGTAAATATGGTGTTGGTGCTGTGTTAGAAGAACTGGACGAAAATAAGAACCCAGTTGGTACCGTATCCTATTTCTCTAAATCTCTACAAGGTGCTCAACAGAGATACCCCGCCGGAGAACTAGAATTATTAGGAATTATTTCGGCACTAGAACATTTTAAGTACTTGTTGCATGGTAAACGATTCGTGTTGAGAACCGATCATATAAGTTTACTGTCGttgaaaacaacaaaagaacCAGGCACAAGAATTGCCCGTTGGTTAGATACATTGTCCGAATATGATTTCGAATTACAGTATGTTAAAGGTCATGACAATGTCGTTGCTGATGCAATATCAAGAGCTCCGTATGAAATCAATGTTATTGATGAGCTCGTATCCATTGATCCGTGTGAATGGAAGAATGATTATGAGGAAGATCCGTATTGTGCTGCTCTGTTAGTATCTCTGAATCCAGATGAGTATCTTGGGAAGATACGAGTTAGCAAAGCGGATACaagttattttaataagatCATTAAACGCTATAGATTGTCAAATGCGTTTCGAAAAATGATCCGTCTAGAGGAGGATTTGTTGTATTGGAAAGATAGATACATAGTCCCTCGTAGTAAGGTACAGTTGGTGTTGAATACCTACCATGATCATGGTCTATTTGGTGGACATTTTGGTTATAATGTCACGTTGCAGAAAGTCACCGAATCGTATTATTGGCCACGTCAAGATCATGAAGTTCAAAAGTATGTCGCAAGTTGCCCGAATTGTCAAGTGTTTAAGTTTCACCGTAATAGACAATATGGTTTACTGAAACCGTTAGAGGTCCCTGAAGGA
This window harbors:
- the TIM18 gene encoding Tim18p (similar to Saccharomyces cerevisiae YOR297C | TIM18 | Translocase of the Inner Mitochondrial membrane), translating into MLLFNPIRNQIPLYKNHIKLSAKSLISTTAKTMSIMYRRQLTSGTSSNISFKSRLSKIKLIPDFSKYKLISQPPGGVIGDVNEAYKPPKPDYFEGSYHWDYERLTAISLLPLTLFPFYCAFSSTTAMYPLLDTTLSTFLLIHVNFGLKSCIIDYIPKRKFGVWHTAAIRLLQLGSILALYGIYDLETNNNGIIDLLSQLWKDPETNLYIFGKSH
- a CDS encoding uncharacterized protein (similar to Saccharomyces cerevisiae YOR296W | putative protein of unknown function); translated protein: MNRAVSTSSTASTANSYGTLPSLDDSFSSILNDKSLLKECYQYTLKVILLEYINEPRFEGSIENNKENIQSKPIMYNSEQELEALKKIMPKLKKYLNDVAIQKIKMQKNEPLKRSLLKFYNDFFLTPGKKNNTKFEELIMYFSKAANGELHKLQNPNIHEQLFYQLSFFIDLLIKFVVETRLPYSNTINQRLNEYKESFDPKSNKKVTSFNQSNENAPVLKPTFKLAEITHCKYLLQLFGDLNELNLQQDVIKTMKNVDNNIFQQELMHYKDRLLKDKLSLENPGTFPTRQTYQAWKTRELNELNSLIRGNVKPSNTNLDRLIPENGRSLLLVLLVQIMKLENAFQSGMFALSSTALFLLNKCCKIWRCTTPSIKASLLYTATNMVYLTDEEINQPYIKAFFEFINNKLLLDNDDLTTETWCDLDARTWTLNLNYNFNQCMISLKYLITALFSNTKPKFSPVLNIYYVYLDSDPLFHQYLEENDIVSLWVNKKLKRVLYKTTEQYYISLIKQLPRDTSLEFYHIKELADTILTHIEAIQKKYPKPLLDMINLAVESGKILTQAFASDIGDILSMAENNLKATKKKIPITDSIATYNVLCELRGVYLQINKDAREFPFNLEGSFFKYLTTFCDEAADKILQVSESSIQQDKWVPITDDQLFSISVVDIFKMINETFEMFDKMGWENEYQINKLYTLLLKSVSIVVSDYTQNALNLILEDLQASDEPADENLIEDNTLPRENKASSAWIFSSMKHALTGNNGTATSTADTIAAAADKESLKPYEFKQRTCVLLNNLNEFINKLNDLEEKLDPEKISQVVVQYERQAKVEPNATTPPPHQLYTIRVMDAVDIKGCSSDGLSNSVVTLLDTKVQKEFARTQIIRKSVTPVWDEEFELDVPGKQTRLIQVNIWHHHNKKLSPLSKYTMLGKTSILLDPKRFSDDGFPEDITLDLDTQGKIHLQISLENEKLDALFCFGRSYRTLTRGIDRSISLMVDKFTKFVEFSISRNTLKTICGNHGIVKPTLNDTYDAINPLFDYLNSTLNILGSELSRDLLFKIMIRSWNVILKTADELLVPMLSTASIGYFHSIKSKSVWENAMASVSGGIKNYVPRYGRALSDIEMEVVFQWLRTLCIDFFHNKGEGPPMEDLNTQFYRNMMLIPVFYDKSIEELHGEIDRLIPKYIEYLETRNHLSGVVSHSHGHTLDNTGDNKLQKTQIVARKKTIIGNSSRRRRNEIEKQIKEQEQDTLEVTSQTTDVVLRVLLSKCDFGYVQKNLDARQRISKNIAAKRFLQTLLNK
- a CDS encoding uncharacterized protein (similar to Saccharomyces cerevisiae YIL082W | retrotransposon gene), with the protein product MYLDNLDNDIKLNTPRSFDGRKDIYEISDFLATVHIQIATRNIENEATKIATLGRSLTGPAARWFVSYGTNNGFEGLTYDNFVVDFKNHFQGAADSFYLVQKIRELRMTRQVPIEEYSDRYFRLVDLLPDAYWSENAKIDQYLYGLPPNVVQYVRVVKPDSLQEAMETAWKHVMINMKSYKEPFPDLNSSRIMDPDAMELDAISDSRRSRQYNYTPNNANNNRFRPMARKTMSRSDCLRLGLCFRCKKGGHSSKECSQKNY
- the RRS1 gene encoding ribosome biogenesis protein RRS1 (similar to Saccharomyces cerevisiae YOR294W | RRS1 | Regulator of Ribosome Synthesis), which encodes MSTNTSKYSHLPVTVEKSIPVSFDLGNLAVFDSIPIDKEAFDSSNPTRENHIKQVTRDNVQLLINQLLSQPIKNTTDSSKSTISLIQLPEPTTELPREKPLPKPKQPTKWEQFAARKGIKSKTKEGKKVYDEASGEWVQKWGYKGSNKKVESDWCVEIDEKLPTNEDGLIDPRTLNRQERKRLIKKNDLQHKRNLKNRAGAP